A stretch of the Pangasianodon hypophthalmus isolate fPanHyp1 chromosome 28, fPanHyp1.pri, whole genome shotgun sequence genome encodes the following:
- the LOC113544343 gene encoding free fatty acid receptor 4, translating into MFLLMGPTSHLHVQNLSYFSYFSELHHSCWFAPIIETMVLLILFLVSVVGNLGALILVIQERRLANTILTVNLFLADLLFVSTVPFVIAVRWTKAWKLGSAACHLIMYFISVSGIVTITTLAAISIERLLAILKMETTPSLNPKWTHGVLLLIWFFSAVAMLPLSLFSRLIPVISPQQVMTVAFVFVFFILSYQGLRVHYSSLSLFTGRNAYMRSYMATFNGRDCVVCCLPCIRLPGTGF; encoded by the coding sequence ATGTTCCTCTTGATGGGTCCTACATCCCATCTCCATGTACAGAACCTCTCCTATTTCTCCTACTTCTCTGAGCTCCATCATTCATGCTGGTTTGCACCAATAATTGAGACTATGGTTCTACTGATCCTCTTTTTAGTCTCGGTGGTTGGCAACCTTGGTGCGCTTATACTGGTCATCCAAGAGAGGCGACTAGCTAACACCATCTTAACCGTGAACCTTTTCCTGGCGGACCTTTTGTTTGTCAGCACCGTTCCTTTTGTCATTGCTGTGAGGTGGACCAAGGCATGGAAGCTGGGCTCTGCTGCCTGCCACTTGATCATGTACTTCATCAGCGTGAGTGGCATCGTTACCATCACCACGCTGGCCGCCATCAGCATCGAGAGACTGCTTGCAATCTTGAAGATGGAGACTACACCCAGCCTAAATCCCAAATGGACACATGGAGTGCTCCTTCTTATCTGGTTCTTCTCTGCTGTTGCAATGTTACCTCTTTCTCTGTTCTCCAGGCTGATACCAGTCATCTCCCCTCAACAGGTTATGACAgttgcatttgtttttgttttttttatattgtccTACCAAGGTTTGAGAGTGCATTATAGCTCTCTGTCTTTGTTCACAGGGAGAAATGCATATATGCGCTCTTATATGGCCACATTTAATGGGCGAGATTGTGTGGTATGCTGTCTTCCTTGCATTAGGCTTCCTGGTACCGGGTTCTAG